The Pirellulales bacterium genome contains a region encoding:
- a CDS encoding DUF1570 domain-containing protein encodes MQRTWRSFVCSILATALGGCVMWRAKSIALPDKNQVPLEQLTIHSDFELPREHRLLQEIDSQRVDVSNQLNLPVSSEAIHVYLFKEGEQYHQFIRQVYPNLPERRAFFIETDTRLTVFAHWGDRVAEDLRHEVAHGYLHAVLTNLPLWLDEGLAEYFEVPRGAHGLNPSHVAELNRLALAGRWRPDIRRLETFRSPAEMSQADYAESWAWVHWMLATTPERKTLLQEFLADLRRTGTATPLSPSLRRLEDNPERQLAEHVQSLAQTRTR; translated from the coding sequence GTGCAAAGGACGTGGCGATCCTTCGTTTGCAGCATCCTTGCGACCGCACTGGGCGGCTGCGTGATGTGGCGCGCGAAGAGCATTGCGCTGCCTGACAAAAACCAAGTACCGCTCGAACAACTGACAATTCATAGCGACTTCGAGTTGCCGCGTGAGCATCGATTGCTGCAGGAAATCGACAGCCAGCGAGTCGATGTCAGTAACCAGTTGAATCTACCGGTTTCAAGCGAAGCCATTCATGTCTATCTGTTCAAAGAGGGTGAACAGTATCACCAATTTATCCGGCAGGTGTATCCGAATTTGCCCGAACGCCGCGCATTTTTTATTGAGACCGATACGCGATTGACGGTGTTTGCGCATTGGGGCGATCGAGTGGCGGAGGATCTACGGCACGAAGTGGCTCATGGCTATTTGCACGCGGTCCTCACCAATTTGCCGCTCTGGCTCGACGAAGGATTGGCCGAGTATTTCGAGGTTCCCCGCGGCGCGCACGGATTAAATCCTTCCCATGTGGCTGAACTCAATCGCTTGGCCCTAGCAGGTCGCTGGCGACCCGATATTCGGCGGCTGGAAACATTTCGCTCTCCAGCTGAAATGTCGCAGGCCGATTATGCCGAGAGTTGGGCCTGGGTACATTGGATGCTGGCAACAACTCCAGAACGAAAGACGTTGTTGCAGGAATTCCTGGCGGACCTTCGTCGAACCGGAACGGCAACGCCGCTGTCGCCGTCCTTGCGACGATTGGAGGACAATCCGGAACGGCAGTTGGCCGAACATGTGCAGAGCTTGGCGCAAACGCGGACGCGGTAA
- a CDS encoding RraA family protein produces MITRSELEQLQEFDTALLANTIAYIGETPAHKLYLSGDIQSVTPSLGPTVGIAFTCELDSSTPGNTIETDFYWEQMEAMANCHLPVVWIVKTRGSRPEHECVIGDGMAKTLYSVGCRGLVTDGRVRDIAGLLTTPFAAYCRGKIAHHVPLRFLATNRAVEIGGVTIHPGDVIHANSEGIIRIPSGAVTNLPESAVRMRAFEHKAHMMLRRTDLTLVEKQRSLQEFIAEFGFAGCISANAR; encoded by the coding sequence ATGATCACGCGATCTGAATTGGAACAACTGCAGGAATTCGACACGGCGTTACTTGCAAATACTATCGCCTACATAGGCGAAACTCCGGCTCACAAGCTGTATCTGAGTGGTGATATCCAGTCCGTAACCCCATCGCTTGGTCCCACGGTGGGGATTGCCTTCACCTGCGAGCTTGATAGTAGCACACCAGGTAATACAATCGAAACGGACTTTTATTGGGAGCAAATGGAGGCGATGGCAAATTGTCATTTGCCTGTAGTATGGATTGTGAAGACGAGAGGTTCGCGTCCTGAGCACGAGTGTGTGATCGGCGATGGCATGGCGAAAACCTTGTATTCAGTCGGTTGCCGCGGGCTGGTCACCGATGGTCGTGTAAGAGATATCGCCGGATTGCTCACGACTCCATTCGCCGCCTATTGCCGCGGCAAGATTGCCCATCACGTGCCGCTTCGATTCCTAGCTACGAACCGTGCGGTCGAGATAGGAGGAGTAACAATTCATCCAGGGGATGTTATTCATGCTAATTCGGAGGGAATAATCCGAATTCCTTCAGGGGCTGTGACAAATCTTCCCGAAAGCGCTGTCCGAATGCGCGCCTTTGAACACAAAGCGCATATGATGCTTCGTCGCACCGACTTGACGCTTGTCGAAAAGCAACGTTCACTTCAAGAATTCATTGCCGAATTTGGTTTTGCCGGCTGCATTAGTGCCAATGCTCGATAA